The Carassius auratus strain Wakin chromosome 27, ASM336829v1, whole genome shotgun sequence genome includes a region encoding these proteins:
- the LOC113045330 gene encoding AP-1 complex subunit sigma-3-like, with translation MMHFLLLFSRQGKLRLQKWFLPLPERERKKIVKDMTTMVLSRKPRTCNFLHWKDLKIVYKRYASLYFCCALENQDNELLALEILHRYVELLDKYFGNVCELDIIFNFEKAYFILDEFLMGGEIQETSKQSIAKSVEASDMLQETMEEYMSKPAF, from the exons ATGCACTTCCTGTTGCTGTTCAGTCGTCAGGGGAAGTTACGGCTGCAGAAATGGTTCCTGCccctgccagagagagagaggaagaagatTGTGAAGGACATGACCACTATGGTGTTGTCACGAAAACCACGCACATGTAACTTCCTGCACTGGAAGGACCTGAAGATTGTCTATAAGAG GTACGCCAGTCTGTATTTCTGCTGTGCTTTGGAGAACCAGGATAATGAACTTCTGGCTTTAGAGATTCTGCACCGTTATGTGGAGCTACTTGACAAATACTTTGGCAAT GTATGTGAGCTGGACATCATCTTTAACTTTGAGAAGGCTTATTTCATCCTGGATGAGTTTCTGATGGGTGGAGAGATTCAGGAGACGTCAAAACAGTCTATTGCAAAGTCTGTAGAGGCCTCTGATATGCTGCAAGAG ACGATGGAAGAATACATGAGCAAACCAGCCTTCTGA
- the LOC113045331 gene encoding secretogranin-2-like yields MMMSLPNLSVGGVAVLLVSLLQTLTVQGASLRQHRLRGGDQSGFLAPSSDMIKALEYIESLKQRADGPESPTGDYDEVDKFRFLVQLASQQDENTPTREDATRWPENKVPQWVRSLLQVLEQAGETPASQPVPGNEQRSHKSRRPVADAESPARDYGGFVKPHKKYPLMFEDEENGRDSKRATEDLDEQYTPQSLANMRSIFEELGKLSATQNQKRENQDDDDAIDDGDLYKVRNLAYEDVTGGEEWVPLEEQLETEEVVKGSREEYERGLGDNGEQGEAIDRRASPTEDADENPDDDTKLVDYYLLKVLEMTNQAQKRDLMEGRRRLLSQPSLIDPRAIKQLLSAISTKLQVPPEDLVGMLFMEETRKQQQRLPETQLARKPSQPRFKSRVIKYYNGRQPEVTVSDIHPDVKTEDILKVLGLGNLANKNAKLSLLKQRPYKTAMAKYFNPSGRRGSLFLSELNKAPSKRKDDYNDDAVDEDEESTFLAAKLLTEYPDTSSSDRKRAIDSTMNGQLPYDLYEEAMKDFFDQVDNGKSMPTKRDTQGKEEPEAPQKPPTQDLAQETVDQTPPVPGTEEGKEYHGKMVVGM; encoded by the coding sequence ATGATGATGTCTCTACCGAATCTGTCCGTCGGAGGGGTGGCAGTCCTGCTTGTTTCCCTTCTCCAAACACTAACCGTGCAGGGCGCCTCCTTGCGCCAACATCGCCTGCGAGGCGGAGACCAGAGTGGCTTCCTTGCTCCCAGCTCCGATATGATCAAAGCTCTGGAGTACATCGAAAGCTTGAAGCAGAGAGCCGATGGACCAGAGAGTCCAACAGGGGACTACGACGAGGTGGACAAATTCCGCTTTCTAGTGCAGCTTGCCTCCCAACAGGACGAGAACACACCCACGCGTGAGGATGCCACCCGTTGGCCTGAAAACAAGGTGCCACAGTGGGTTCGATCTCTGCTGCAGGTGCTTGAACAAGCTGGAGAGACTCCGGCAAGCCAGCCAGTGCCTGGAAACGAACAGCGTTCTCACAAGAGCAGACGCCCAGTGGCAGACGCAGAGAGCCCTGCTAGAGACTACGGGGGCTTTGTGAAGCCGCACAAGAAATATCCGCTGATGTTTGAGGATGAGGAGAACGGCAGGGATAGCAAGCGTGCGACTGAGGATTTGGACGAGCAGTACACCCCTCAGAGCCTTGCCAACATGCGCTCTATTTTCGAAGAGCTTGGTAAACTATCTGCCACGCAGAACCAGAAACGAGAGAACCAGGATGATGACGATGCCATAGATGATGGAGACCTCTACAAGGTTAGAAACCTGGCATACGAGGACGTGACCGGAGGGGAGGAATGGGTACCGCTAGAGGAGCAGCTCGAGACAGAGGAAGTAGTTAAAGGAAGCCGTGAAGAATACGAACGAGGGCTGGGAGATAACGGAGAGCAGGGCGAGGCCATTGATAGACGAGCTAGCCCTACTGAAGACGCTGACGAGAACCCAGACGATGACACAAAACTTGTGGATTACTACCTGTTGAAGGTCTTGGAGATGACAAACCAGGCACAAAAACGGGACCTGATGGAAGGAAGGAGGAGGCTACTGTCCCAACCCTCTCTAATCGACCCTAGGGCTATCAAACAACTGCTGTCAGCTATTTCAACGAAGCTCCAGGTGCCTCCAGAGGACCTGGTTGGAATGCTCTTCATGGAGGAaaccagaaaacaacaacaacgccTTCCTGAAACCCAGCTGGCTCGGAAGCCCAGCCAACCTCGTTTTAAGAGCCGTGTCATCAAGTATTACAACGGTCGACAGCCTGAAGTCACAGTGAGCGATATCCATCCAGATGTCAAAACTGAGGATATCCTGAAAGTCCTTGGGTTAGGGAATCTGGCCAATAAGAATGCAAAGCTTTCTTTGCTAAAGCAAAGGCCCTACAAAACAGCCATGGCAAAGTACTTCAACCCCAGCGGAAGACGGGGAAGCTTGTTCCTGTCCGAGTTAAACAAAGCTCCAAGCAAAAGAAAAGATGATTACAATGATGATGCAGTGGATGAGGATGAAGAGTCAACCTTCCTAGCAGCCAAACTCCTGACCGAGTACCCAGACACCAGCTCGAGCGATCGCAAGAGAGCCATCGATTCTACCATGAACGGACAGTTGCCTTATGATTTGTATGAGGAGGCCATGAAAGATTTCTTTGATCAGGTTGATAATGGAAAAAGCATGCCCACCAAAAGAGACACCCAAGGAAAAGAGGAGCCCGAAGCACCCCAAAAGCCGCCCACTCAAGATTTAGCACAGGAGACCGTAGATCAAACCCCACCTGTGCCTGGAACAGAAGAGGGTAAAGAGTATCACGGGAAAATGGTTGTAGGAATGTGA